One window of Nocardia sp. NBC_00508 genomic DNA carries:
- a CDS encoding class II glutamine amidotransferase — MAYSGEPILAEDLLFRPQHSLIDQSLHSRLGETTTNGDGFGVGWYGEGAQPAVFKSIEPAWNDRNLREIAGQVRTPLFFAHIRASTGTPVQRSNCHPFRHGRWLWMHNGVLRGYREIRRDLVTALDPALFPDLEGSTDSEVLFFLALTFGLADDPIAAVARAVGFVEDVGRANGVENPVQMTVATTEGESIWVFRYSSERRTRSLFFSTEISKLRALHPEVEVLHHLGGETRFVVSEPLRDLQRAWNEVPESCAGVVRAGADELRPFQPIPPD; from the coding sequence ATGGCGTACTCAGGAGAGCCGATTCTCGCCGAGGATCTGCTGTTCCGGCCGCAACATTCATTGATCGACCAGAGTCTGCACTCCCGTCTGGGTGAAACGACTACGAACGGTGACGGCTTCGGTGTCGGCTGGTATGGGGAAGGCGCCCAACCGGCGGTATTCAAGAGCATCGAACCGGCCTGGAACGACCGGAACCTGCGCGAGATCGCCGGCCAAGTGCGAACTCCGCTGTTCTTCGCGCACATACGTGCCTCGACCGGGACACCGGTGCAGCGCAGCAACTGCCATCCGTTCCGGCATGGGCGCTGGTTGTGGATGCACAATGGCGTCCTTCGTGGCTACCGCGAGATCCGGCGTGACCTGGTGACCGCTCTGGACCCAGCGTTGTTTCCCGACCTCGAGGGTTCGACGGACTCCGAAGTACTGTTCTTCCTCGCCCTGACATTCGGCCTCGCCGACGATCCCATCGCTGCCGTCGCCCGGGCAGTCGGTTTCGTCGAAGACGTCGGCCGCGCTAACGGAGTGGAAAATCCGGTCCAGATGACCGTTGCGACGACGGAAGGCGAATCCATCTGGGTCTTCCGCTACTCGAGTGAGCGGCGGACGCGGTCGCTGTTCTTTTCGACGGAGATCTCGAAGCTGCGGGCTCTCCATCCCGAGGTAGAGGTGCTGCACCATCTTGGTGGAGAGACCCGATTCGTGGTGTCCGAACCCCTGCGCGACCTGCAAAGGGCGTGGAACGAGGTGCCGGAATCCTGCGCCGGAGTAGTTCGAGCGGGAGCGGACGAACTCCGACCATTCCAGCCTATCCCACCCGATTGA
- a CDS encoding DUF2252 domain-containing protein, producing the protein MIERSNLSVAGPGEHADAAGRWTRADRAEYGKAVRRRTPFGVMAEYGPTPDRDPVGLLETQSATRIPELVPVRYGRMAAAPFAFYRGAAAVMAEDLSHAPTTGLITQLCGDAHLSNFGLFATPERKLAFDLNDFDETYPGPFEWDVKRLVASLAVAGRDNDHSGKQCRRCTRACAAEYRETMVYQAGRGELAVWYSGIDAVAQLDEVREVLDSSTRKRIQKAIDKSWGRDSVQALSKLTTVVDGRPRILSMPPLIVPIEEIFTGAEAEQLNRVLIERLAHYRDTLQPNHRALFDRFEYVQAARKVVGVGSVGTRAWIVLLRGPGNDPLFLQVKEAQPSVLAEHIDGPSFPNQGERVVAGQRLMQAASDIFLGWQQSAGEDGVVRDFYVRQLRDGKGSAVVQTMSPELMTRYGRLCARVLAHAHARAGDRFAIAGYLGSDDDFDEAMSAFAENYTDQNARDHAALRRAIDDGTVTAQLGV; encoded by the coding sequence ATGATCGAGCGAAGCAATCTCTCCGTCGCCGGGCCCGGCGAGCACGCTGACGCGGCCGGCCGATGGACCCGGGCCGACCGCGCCGAATACGGCAAGGCGGTACGGCGCCGAACACCTTTCGGCGTCATGGCCGAGTATGGTCCCACCCCTGACCGCGACCCGGTCGGGCTGCTCGAAACGCAATCGGCGACACGGATTCCCGAACTCGTCCCGGTGCGGTACGGGCGAATGGCCGCTGCGCCGTTCGCCTTCTACCGTGGCGCCGCCGCGGTCATGGCCGAGGACCTCTCGCACGCCCCGACCACCGGCCTGATCACCCAACTGTGCGGTGACGCGCACCTGAGCAACTTCGGGCTCTTCGCGACACCGGAACGCAAACTCGCCTTCGACCTCAACGACTTCGACGAAACCTACCCCGGCCCGTTCGAATGGGATGTCAAACGGCTCGTCGCAAGCCTGGCTGTCGCCGGGCGCGACAACGACCACAGTGGCAAACAATGTCGGAGGTGCACTCGCGCCTGCGCCGCCGAGTATCGCGAAACCATGGTCTACCAGGCCGGGCGCGGAGAGCTTGCGGTCTGGTACTCCGGTATCGACGCCGTGGCCCAATTGGACGAAGTGCGCGAGGTTCTCGATTCCTCGACCAGAAAGCGCATCCAGAAGGCGATCGACAAGTCCTGGGGCCGAGACAGCGTCCAGGCGCTGTCCAAGCTGACCACCGTCGTGGACGGGCGGCCGAGAATCCTGAGCATGCCGCCGCTGATAGTTCCGATCGAGGAAATCTTCACCGGCGCCGAAGCCGAGCAGTTGAACCGGGTGCTGATCGAACGGCTGGCTCACTATCGCGACACGTTGCAACCCAACCATCGGGCGCTGTTCGATCGGTTCGAATACGTCCAAGCGGCGCGGAAGGTCGTCGGCGTGGGCAGCGTGGGCACCAGAGCCTGGATCGTCCTTCTCCGCGGGCCCGGCAACGACCCGCTGTTCCTCCAGGTCAAGGAAGCCCAGCCGTCGGTGCTCGCGGAGCACATCGACGGCCCGTCGTTCCCGAACCAGGGCGAACGTGTCGTGGCCGGGCAGCGGTTGATGCAGGCCGCCAGCGATATCTTCCTGGGCTGGCAGCAAAGCGCGGGCGAAGACGGCGTGGTGCGAGACTTCTACGTCCGGCAACTCCGCGACGGCAAAGGATCCGCTGTGGTCCAGACCATGTCCCCTGAGCTGATGACTCGCTACGGCCGTCTGTGCGCACGCGTGCTCGCCCACGCCCACGCACGGGCAGGTGACCGGTTCGCGATCGCCGGTTACCTCGGATCGGACGACGACTTCGATGAAGCGATGTCCGCATTCGCCGAGAACTACACCGACCAGAACGCACGCGACCACGCCGCGCTGCGCAGGGCGATCGATGACGGCACGGTCACCGCCCAGTTGGGGGTGTAA
- a CDS encoding DUF7144 family membrane protein, which produces MSENSSVKQGVAAGTSIGAAIILITVGLLQVFQGIAAVAEDEVFVVGVEYTYKFDFTAWGWIHIGIGAVMAAVGFALFTGAGWARIATIVIAAISILANFLWLPYYPWWSVLIIALDIVVIWAVTTWKPERV; this is translated from the coding sequence ATGTCCGAGAATTCATCGGTCAAACAAGGAGTCGCGGCAGGAACCTCGATAGGGGCCGCGATCATCCTCATCACGGTCGGCCTGCTCCAGGTGTTCCAAGGCATCGCCGCGGTGGCCGAGGACGAGGTCTTCGTAGTGGGCGTCGAGTACACCTATAAGTTCGACTTCACCGCGTGGGGTTGGATCCACATCGGGATCGGTGCTGTGATGGCGGCGGTGGGATTCGCCCTGTTCACCGGAGCGGGCTGGGCCCGAATTGCCACGATCGTCATCGCGGCGATATCGATTCTCGCCAACTTCCTGTGGTTGCCGTATTACCCGTGGTGGTCGGTACTGATCATCGCACTCGACATCGTGGTGATCTGGGCGGTCACGACGTGGAAGCCCGAGCGCGTTTAG
- a CDS encoding SHOCT domain-containing protein yields the protein MPGLLRGVARTAVVAGTATAVSNRVSRRQGQRWSAQEQPQPAAPQPVAAPPSGGSVGTDRITALKELAQLKAQGVLTEAEFEAEKARILAS from the coding sequence ATGCCCGGACTGCTTCGCGGCGTAGCCCGCACCGCCGTAGTTGCCGGAACCGCAACCGCTGTCTCCAACCGCGTCTCCCGACGCCAGGGACAGCGCTGGTCAGCGCAGGAGCAGCCGCAGCCTGCCGCGCCGCAGCCGGTCGCCGCACCGCCGTCCGGCGGCAGTGTGGGCACGGACCGGATCACCGCGTTGAAAGAGCTCGCACAGCTCAAAGCCCAGGGTGTGCTCACCGAAGCGGAGTTCGAAGCCGAGAAGGCAAGAATCCTCGCCTCCTGA
- a CDS encoding DUF6325 family protein: MTEIDAEAIGPIDYLVIEFPADRPPNGSALPLLRDLVERGIIRVLDLAFVRKEADGSLFGIDIADLGLEGDIDISLFAEAGSGLLDDADRREAGTALEPGSSAAILVYENTWAGPFASALRRNGAQLVASGRIPVQSILSSLDALDALEEESR; encoded by the coding sequence GTGACCGAAATAGATGCCGAAGCGATAGGGCCTATTGACTATCTCGTGATCGAATTTCCCGCCGACCGGCCGCCGAACGGATCGGCACTGCCTCTGCTACGCGACCTCGTCGAACGCGGCATAATCCGGGTGCTGGACCTGGCGTTCGTCCGCAAGGAGGCCGATGGCTCCCTCTTCGGAATCGACATCGCCGACCTGGGGCTCGAAGGGGACATCGATATATCCCTGTTCGCGGAGGCGGGATCAGGCCTGCTCGACGACGCCGACCGCAGGGAAGCCGGTACGGCGCTCGAACCGGGAAGCTCGGCTGCGATCCTTGTCTACGAGAACACGTGGGCGGGGCCTTTCGCGTCCGCGTTGCGCCGCAACGGCGCCCAGCTGGTGGCCTCCGGGCGCATCCCGGTACAGAGCATATTGTCGTCCCTCGATGCCCTCGATGCCCTCGAGGAAGAAAGCCGCTGA
- a CDS encoding helix-turn-helix domain-containing protein — MSADLGERLRSVRKRSGLTQRELAEGSGVSLSLIRKIEQGEREDTRMQTLRRLAVAMNCPLSALLGPNPRQPDSGNGKLWLPTREALMSTASGQATEPPPERGMNEALTAAAKLYHDNEYDQLTRVLPRLIADGRDASPLMRSRILQLVGSVMVQTRQLQPARTSLEQSLADAEATGNVLDAASAVITLCWLLLVERQFEQVRTLAISWADRIEPRLSVATTRELSTWGWLLLRGSAAAIRDNRPDEADDMIRLAHAAAVAVKRDSGSYHQYWTTFGPATVAMKRVENAIVDDRPDLALRLARNVPPGLRPTSDNRNRHLLDVATAHIELRSYDTAFDVLFQLSREARPWLIEQRSAKDLLGRIIARRRTLTPEMRELANLVRLEY, encoded by the coding sequence ATGAGCGCAGATCTCGGGGAACGCTTGCGATCGGTGCGTAAGCGCAGCGGTCTGACACAGCGTGAACTCGCTGAGGGTTCGGGAGTGTCGCTGTCCCTGATTCGCAAGATCGAACAGGGCGAGCGCGAGGACACCCGGATGCAGACGCTACGGCGGCTCGCTGTCGCGATGAATTGCCCGCTCTCGGCACTTCTCGGCCCCAATCCCCGCCAACCCGACAGCGGGAACGGCAAACTCTGGCTTCCGACGCGGGAAGCGCTCATGTCCACGGCAAGCGGGCAAGCGACTGAGCCACCCCCTGAGCGGGGTATGAACGAAGCCCTCACCGCGGCAGCGAAGCTCTACCACGACAATGAGTACGACCAGCTGACACGCGTACTTCCACGCCTGATAGCGGACGGACGTGACGCCTCGCCGCTCATGCGGTCACGGATTCTGCAACTGGTCGGCTCCGTGATGGTGCAGACGCGGCAACTACAACCCGCGAGAACCTCCCTCGAGCAATCTCTGGCGGATGCCGAAGCAACCGGGAACGTTCTCGATGCCGCCTCAGCAGTGATCACTCTGTGTTGGCTGTTGCTCGTAGAACGACAGTTCGAACAAGTTCGCACACTCGCAATCTCATGGGCCGACCGCATCGAGCCGCGCTTGTCGGTGGCGACGACACGGGAACTGTCAACCTGGGGGTGGCTCCTGTTGCGAGGATCCGCCGCCGCGATCCGCGACAACCGGCCGGATGAGGCGGACGACATGATTCGCCTCGCCCATGCGGCAGCGGTAGCGGTCAAGCGCGATTCAGGTAGCTACCACCAGTATTGGACGACGTTCGGGCCCGCGACAGTGGCCATGAAGCGGGTCGAGAACGCCATCGTGGACGACCGCCCTGACCTCGCGCTGCGACTTGCGCGGAACGTGCCGCCGGGACTGCGTCCGACCTCCGACAACCGGAACCGGCATCTGCTCGACGTCGCAACGGCACACATCGAACTCCGAAGCTATGACACAGCCTTCGATGTCCTGTTTCAGCTGTCCCGCGAGGCACGCCCGTGGCTGATCGAGCAACGATCCGCAAAGGATCTACTCGGCCGAATCATCGCCAGGCGACGCACCTTGACCCCCGAGATGCGCGAGCTGGCCAACCTCGTTCGACTGGAATATTAA
- a CDS encoding helix-turn-helix domain-containing protein, with translation MNDIPPNEVGRRLREIRAWRGQSLEVVAGLAGISFGYLGRLERGEQPLSNRATLEALARALKVSPSEFNGQPWETTDGPGAEAYAGLIAVENALEVCELGTDPGTEIREWSEIAADLATLEVVRESTDYAAACTLAPRLLAELHSAYVRRPQWRQEVLVGIIRCYYALANTTKRLGVRGLPIMIVKAANACAEELESPAWIGFTVWLRGTIAGSISRSQQYARAVHTADRLAPHLDDSSALQAYGMLHLSAALASAVQSDRDTANSHLAEAEAVAARMDEEIGNFGRLWFGRTNVGIWRSSIGMELGDGVQAVELARALPVDAIPSPSRRANYYAEAGRTLLAEPKYRDTGLALLTKAEDIAPQQVRTDFFVREAIANQLRTARRDAGGRNLRGLAWRLGIAPDLAPRN, from the coding sequence ATGAACGACATTCCACCGAACGAAGTCGGACGCAGGCTGCGTGAAATTCGCGCGTGGCGCGGACAAAGCCTAGAGGTTGTCGCGGGCCTGGCTGGAATCAGCTTCGGATACCTCGGACGGCTGGAACGCGGCGAGCAACCGCTATCCAATCGCGCCACACTCGAGGCGCTGGCGCGTGCGTTGAAGGTATCGCCGTCGGAGTTCAATGGTCAACCGTGGGAGACCACCGACGGCCCTGGTGCCGAGGCGTACGCCGGGCTGATCGCGGTCGAAAACGCCCTAGAGGTCTGCGAACTCGGCACTGATCCTGGAACCGAGATACGCGAATGGTCTGAGATCGCGGCCGATCTGGCCACTCTGGAAGTCGTTCGTGAGTCTACCGACTACGCCGCCGCTTGTACGTTGGCTCCGCGGCTGCTCGCGGAGTTGCACTCCGCGTACGTCCGACGCCCGCAATGGAGACAAGAGGTGCTAGTCGGCATCATCCGCTGCTACTACGCATTGGCGAACACAACCAAGCGCCTCGGTGTCCGAGGATTGCCGATCATGATCGTCAAGGCCGCGAACGCCTGCGCGGAAGAACTCGAGTCACCGGCCTGGATAGGCTTCACGGTATGGCTGCGCGGCACCATCGCGGGCTCGATATCGCGCTCGCAGCAGTACGCCCGTGCTGTCCACACCGCCGATCGGCTCGCGCCGCACCTCGATGACTCCTCAGCCTTGCAGGCATACGGCATGCTTCATCTGTCCGCAGCGCTCGCGAGCGCAGTGCAGTCCGACCGGGACACCGCCAACAGCCACCTCGCAGAGGCCGAAGCAGTCGCGGCGCGGATGGACGAGGAGATCGGCAACTTCGGCCGATTGTGGTTCGGCCGCACCAATGTCGGGATATGGCGCTCGTCTATCGGCATGGAGCTCGGCGACGGCGTGCAGGCCGTGGAGCTGGCGCGGGCCCTGCCCGTCGATGCCATCCCGTCCCCCTCTCGTCGTGCCAACTACTACGCCGAGGCCGGACGGACACTGCTCGCAGAGCCGAAGTATCGAGACACCGGCCTGGCCCTGCTCACGAAGGCCGAAGACATAGCACCGCAACAGGTTCGCACCGACTTCTTCGTTCGCGAAGCTATAGCCAATCAACTTCGCACTGCTCGGCGTGACGCCGGCGGCCGGAACCTACGCGGTCTGGCCTGGCGTCTGGGGATAGCTCCTGATCTCGCGCCACGGAACTAG
- a CDS encoding DNA-directed RNA polymerase subunit beta translates to MSAPGIGLRPSNSGTVAGRVAFYKRVANLAAEAEPDRIIVRASKSVCAICMPEPIGMAVVDAIRTRSQSLGPIVAHPRSHTWTFLARPDLPDIPEVFTGLFRYQVKVITSGGVIALPSPLDEQTGFRSWIEAPHDTYRPSARVLLDTVRACLPARRQA, encoded by the coding sequence GTGAGCGCGCCCGGGATCGGGCTGCGCCCCTCGAATAGCGGGACCGTGGCGGGGCGAGTCGCGTTCTACAAGCGGGTCGCCAATCTCGCAGCCGAGGCCGAACCGGACCGGATCATCGTGCGCGCAAGTAAGTCCGTATGCGCGATCTGTATGCCCGAACCCATTGGGATGGCTGTGGTCGATGCGATTCGCACCCGGTCCCAGAGCCTCGGCCCGATCGTGGCGCACCCGCGTTCGCATACCTGGACATTCCTGGCGCGACCCGACTTGCCCGACATCCCAGAGGTGTTCACGGGACTGTTCCGGTACCAGGTGAAGGTCATTACCAGCGGCGGGGTAATCGCATTGCCATCGCCACTGGACGAGCAAACCGGATTCCGCTCCTGGATCGAAGCACCCCACGACACCTACCGGCCCTCGGCGCGTGTGCTGCTGGACACGGTGCGCGCCTGCCTGCCCGCACGGCGGCAGGCATGA
- a CDS encoding PucR family transcriptional regulator, which produces MSGDEELVVADIDLFGLAQMVAQNAGGMVSIEDPNSHVLAYSASDETADQLRVLSILGREGPPEYLTVLRKWGVFDRLRNSDEVIDVPAHDELNIKRRLAIGIRHPADSGARAVRVLGAIWLQQGDRPFKPDAAEVLRGAAAIAARLISRSLDAPNTEALLARRLFGAEGGAVDVAAVARALNLSSSGPAAVVGFALTATEQATATEPAALGSVLRLHASSFRGDSVTATLGDRVYVLLPGYRSAQTVTAWTRQLVEQLETKRSLALRAAIACPVPDLGRVADARAEVDRVLDSTIATYPKHRVTTLAESQTAVLLGEVLDLVGSRAALHDPRLRALLDYDRKHSASLCDSVETYLRVHGDVRNAAAALRVHPNTLRYRLRRVEEILGMDLGDPADRLLLEIQLALHRRTPGRTQGASA; this is translated from the coding sequence ATGTCCGGGGATGAGGAATTGGTCGTCGCGGATATCGATCTGTTCGGCCTGGCGCAGATGGTCGCGCAGAACGCGGGCGGGATGGTGTCCATCGAGGATCCGAACTCGCACGTGCTGGCGTACTCGGCGTCCGACGAAACCGCCGACCAATTGCGCGTGCTGTCGATCCTGGGGCGGGAAGGGCCGCCCGAGTATCTGACGGTGCTGCGGAAATGGGGCGTGTTCGACCGATTGCGCAATAGCGACGAGGTCATCGATGTGCCCGCGCACGACGAGCTGAACATCAAGCGCAGGCTGGCGATCGGTATCCGGCATCCCGCGGACTCCGGCGCTCGCGCGGTGCGAGTTCTCGGCGCGATCTGGTTGCAGCAAGGCGATCGGCCGTTCAAACCGGACGCGGCCGAGGTCCTCCGGGGCGCCGCGGCCATCGCGGCCCGGCTGATCTCCCGCAGTCTCGACGCGCCGAACACCGAGGCGCTGCTGGCCCGGCGGCTGTTCGGCGCGGAAGGCGGCGCGGTCGACGTGGCGGCCGTGGCGAGGGCATTGAACCTGTCGTCGAGTGGTCCGGCCGCGGTGGTCGGGTTCGCGCTCACGGCCACCGAGCAGGCCACCGCCACCGAGCCCGCCGCGCTCGGCAGCGTTCTTCGCCTGCACGCCAGCTCTTTTCGCGGCGACTCGGTGACCGCCACGCTCGGCGATCGCGTCTACGTGCTGCTCCCCGGCTACCGCTCCGCGCAGACGGTGACCGCCTGGACCAGGCAGCTCGTCGAACAGCTGGAAACGAAGCGCTCGCTGGCATTACGGGCCGCAATCGCCTGCCCCGTCCCCGATCTCGGCCGGGTGGCCGATGCGCGAGCCGAGGTCGACCGCGTCCTGGACAGCACCATCGCGACCTACCCGAAGCATCGGGTGACCACGCTCGCTGAATCGCAGACGGCCGTGCTACTCGGCGAGGTCCTCGATCTCGTCGGCTCGCGCGCCGCACTGCACGATCCACGCCTGCGGGCACTACTGGACTACGACCGCAAACATTCCGCGAGCCTGTGCGACAGCGTGGAGACCTATCTGCGCGTACACGGCGACGTCCGCAACGCCGCCGCGGCACTTCGCGTGCACCCGAACACCCTGCGCTACCGCCTCCGTCGCGTCGAGGAAATCCTCGGCATGGACCTCGGCGATCCCGCCGACCGGCTGCTACTGGAGATCCAGCTCGCACTGCACCGCCGCACACCCGGCCGCACCCAGGGGGCATCGGCCTGA
- the pruA gene encoding L-glutamate gamma-semialdehyde dehydrogenase, with amino-acid sequence MDNVVSPPQPVNEPVGTFAPGSAERARLQAKLAELAATPTEIHQVIGGEHRHGHGERLEVVQPHRHAAVLGTLTTAGVSDVEHAIAAASAAAPGWRALSFTDRAAIFLRAADLLAGPWRETIAAATMLGQSKTAYQAEIDTPCELVDFWRFNVHFARRILEDQPISTAGVWNKVDYRPLEGFVYAITPFNFTAIAGNLPTAPALMGNTVVWKPAVTQSVAAYWTMKLLEAAGLPPGVINMVHGPGPEVSEVALADRRLAGIHFTGSTATFQQLWRTVATNIDRYATYPRLVGETGGKDFVVAHSSADPDVLSTALIRGAFDYQGQKCSAASRAFIPKSVWARMGREFIDRVAALSYGDVTDFTHFGGALIDRRAFTKNADALARAKATPSLTIAAGGHADDSVGYFVEPTVLLGDDPADEAFRTEYFGPILAVHVYDDSVSGSFESALHLVDKGSPYGLTGAIIAEDRSAIVTATERLRFAAGNFYINDKPTGAVVGQQPFGGSRASGTNDKAGSAQNLLRWTSARTIKETFVPATDHRYPHQEL; translated from the coding sequence ATGGATAACGTCGTGTCGCCGCCCCAGCCGGTCAACGAGCCGGTCGGCACGTTCGCCCCCGGCAGCGCCGAACGCGCGCGCCTTCAGGCGAAGCTGGCCGAGCTCGCCGCGACGCCGACCGAAATCCATCAGGTCATCGGCGGCGAACACCGGCACGGTCACGGCGAGCGGCTCGAGGTGGTCCAGCCACACCGGCACGCCGCCGTACTCGGCACGCTCACCACTGCCGGGGTGAGCGATGTCGAGCACGCCATCGCGGCAGCGAGCGCCGCGGCCCCCGGCTGGCGGGCGCTGTCCTTCACCGACCGCGCCGCGATCTTCCTGCGCGCGGCCGACCTGCTGGCCGGACCGTGGCGCGAAACCATCGCCGCGGCAACGATGCTCGGCCAGTCCAAGACGGCCTACCAGGCCGAGATCGACACACCCTGCGAGCTGGTCGACTTCTGGCGGTTCAACGTGCACTTCGCCCGCCGCATCCTGGAGGACCAGCCGATCTCGACAGCCGGTGTGTGGAACAAGGTGGACTACCGCCCGCTGGAGGGCTTCGTCTACGCGATCACACCGTTCAACTTCACCGCCATCGCGGGCAACCTGCCCACCGCGCCCGCGCTGATGGGCAACACCGTGGTGTGGAAGCCCGCCGTCACCCAGTCGGTGGCGGCGTACTGGACGATGAAGCTGCTGGAAGCGGCGGGGCTGCCGCCCGGCGTGATCAACATGGTGCACGGCCCCGGACCCGAGGTGTCGGAAGTGGCGCTCGCCGATCGCCGCCTCGCCGGCATCCACTTCACCGGGTCGACCGCGACCTTCCAGCAGCTGTGGCGCACGGTCGCGACGAACATCGACCGCTACGCCACCTACCCGCGCCTGGTCGGCGAGACCGGCGGCAAGGACTTCGTCGTCGCGCACAGCTCCGCCGACCCCGACGTGCTGAGCACGGCGCTGATCCGCGGCGCGTTCGACTACCAGGGCCAGAAGTGCTCGGCCGCCTCGCGTGCCTTCATCCCGAAGTCGGTCTGGGCCAGGATGGGGCGTGAATTCATCGACCGGGTCGCCGCCCTCAGCTACGGCGACGTCACGGACTTCACCCACTTCGGCGGCGCGCTCATCGACCGGCGCGCCTTCACGAAGAACGCCGACGCTCTCGCACGCGCCAAGGCGACCCCGAGCCTGACCATCGCCGCGGGCGGGCACGCCGACGACAGCGTCGGCTACTTCGTCGAGCCCACCGTCCTGCTCGGCGACGACCCCGCCGACGAGGCATTCCGCACCGAGTACTTCGGCCCGATCCTGGCCGTGCACGTCTACGACGATTCGGTGAGCGGATCCTTCGAGTCCGCACTCCACCTGGTCGACAAAGGATCGCCGTACGGCCTGACCGGCGCGATCATCGCCGAGGACCGGTCGGCCATCGTCACCGCCACCGAACGGCTGCGTTTCGCGGCGGGCAACTTCTACATCAACGACAAGCCCACCGGCGCGGTCGTCGGGCAGCAGCCCTTCGGCGGGTCGCGCGCGTCCGGTACCAACGACAAGGCAGGCTCGGCGCAGAACCTGCTGCGCTGGACCTCCGCTCGCACGATCAAGGAAACGTTCGTCCCCGCGACCGACCACCGTTACCCGCACCAGGAGCTGTGA
- a CDS encoding proline dehydrogenase family protein has product MAFSGLLRPAMLAASRSPRLERTITRIPATKRVVDRFVAGETEDAAVTTTSALLRSGRSVTIDYLGEDTTDLDEARATVAHYLRLLSALSASQAGDEQPVRPLEVSLKLSALGQSLPQNGYAIAREHAHQICTAARDAGIWVTIDAEDHTTTDSTLAIVRELRLDFPWLGTVLQAYLKRTEEDCRMFAGTGSRIRLCKGAYREPASVAYQSRSAVDESYSRCLRVLMEGRGYPMVATHDPALIDAALHCVDETGRKSGDFEFQMLHGIRDAEQRRLVAAGHSLRVYVPYGDQWYGYFMRRLAERPANIAFFLRSFGRDS; this is encoded by the coding sequence ATGGCCTTCTCCGGACTGCTCCGGCCCGCCATGCTGGCGGCCTCCCGTTCCCCGCGCCTGGAACGCACGATCACCCGCATCCCGGCCACCAAGAGGGTGGTCGACCGTTTCGTCGCGGGCGAGACCGAGGACGCCGCGGTGACCACGACCTCGGCGCTGCTGCGCTCCGGCCGCAGCGTGACGATCGACTATCTCGGCGAGGACACCACCGATCTCGACGAGGCCCGTGCCACCGTCGCGCACTATCTGCGGTTGCTGTCGGCGCTGTCCGCATCGCAGGCCGGGGACGAGCAACCCGTGCGGCCGCTGGAGGTGTCGCTCAAACTGTCCGCACTGGGCCAGTCGCTTCCGCAGAACGGGTACGCCATCGCCCGCGAGCACGCGCACCAGATCTGCACCGCCGCGAGGGACGCGGGCATCTGGGTGACCATCGACGCGGAAGACCACACCACCACCGACTCGACGCTGGCGATCGTGCGCGAGCTGCGCCTGGATTTTCCGTGGCTGGGCACGGTCTTGCAGGCCTACCTCAAACGCACCGAGGAAGACTGCCGGATGTTCGCCGGAACCGGATCGAGGATCCGATTGTGCAAGGGCGCCTATCGCGAACCCGCGTCGGTGGCCTATCAGAGCCGGTCCGCAGTGGACGAGTCCTACTCGCGCTGTCTCCGCGTTCTGATGGAAGGCAGGGGCTATCCGATGGTCGCCACACACGACCCGGCCCTCATCGATGCGGCCTTGCACTGCGTGGACGAAACCGGCCGCAAATCCGGCGACTTCGAGTTCCAGATGCTGCACGGCATTCGCGACGCCGAACAGCGGCGGCTGGTCGCGGCGGGCCATTCACTGCGCGTCTACGTGCCCTATGGCGACCAGTGGTACGGCTACTTCATGCGCCGCTTGGCCGAGCGCCCAGCCAACATCGCGTTCTTCCTGCGCTCATTCGGCCGCGATAGCTGA